A genome region from Fusarium musae strain F31 chromosome 5, whole genome shotgun sequence includes the following:
- the RAB7 gene encoding Ras- protein Rab-7 has protein sequence MSSRKKVLLKVIILGDSGVGKTSLMNQYVNKKFSASYKATIGADFLTREVLVDDRQVTMQLWDTAGQERFQSLGVAFYRGADCCVLVYDVNNAKSFEALDSWRDEFLIQASPRDPPNFPFVVLGNKIDVEESKRVISNKRAMTFCQSKGDIPYFETSAKEAINIDQAFEVIARNALAQEESEEFSGDFDDPINIHIENDRDGCAC, from the exons ATGTCTTCACGAAAGAAGGTCCTTCTCAAG GTTATCATCCTGGGCGATAGCGGTGTTGGCAAGACCAGCTTGATGAACCAATAT GTCAACAAGAAGTTTAGCGCGAGCTACAAGGCCACTATCGGGGCCGACTTTCTAACTCGAGAGGTCCTCGTTGACGATCGACAAGTTACCATGCAG CTCTGGGATACGGCCGGTCAAGAACGTTTCCAATCCCTCGGCGTAGCGTTCTACCGAGGTGCTGATTGCTGCGTTTTGGTCTACGACGTGAACAATGCCAAGAGTTTCGAGGCGCTGGACAGCTGGAGAGACGAATTTCTCATCCAGGCTTCTCCTCGGGACCCTCCCAACTTCCCATTT GTCGTACTCGGAAACAAGATTGATGTCGAGGAGAGCAAGCGAGTG ATTTCCAACAAGCGCGCCATGACATTCTGCCAGTCCAAGGGAGACATTCCCTACTTTGAGACAAGTGCCAAGGAagccatcaacatcgacCAGGCTTTTGAAG TGATTGCTCGCAATGCTCTCGCCCAAGAAGAGTCTGAAGAATTCAGCGGCGACTTTGATGACCCGATCAACATCCACATCGAGAATGACCGTGATGGCTGCGCTTGTTAA